The DNA window CGTGACGGGAATCGATGCTCCAAGCGTCGCGAACGCGTCGAACACCCTCTCGCCCGTCGTCTCGGTCAAGGTGAGCGCGAGAATCGCGCCAGGGCAGAATGCGACAGACGCGGAGCGGGCAATTCGCGCCCACATTGCAGCACACACACCGTTCGGCGCTGAGATCGAGATCGACGATCTCGATCTCGGTGACCCATTCCTCGTCGACGGTTCGGGCTCGATATTCGGCGAAGCCAAGCGGGCGATGAAGGATGCGTGGGGCACAGACGCCGTTGAACTCGGTGTCGGCGGCTCGATTCCATTCATCGCGGACCTCGTGCGGGTGTTCCCGGCGGCCGAGATCCTGGTCACCGGTGTCGAAGATCCGCACTCGCGGGCACACAGCCCCAACGAGTCTCTCCACCTTGGTGTCTTCTCGCGGTCCGTGCTCGCGGAGGCTCTCCTGCTTGCCCGCCTGAATGCGGGCTCACACACCGCAGGGCGCTGAGCGTCGCGACCAGGGTTGGCCGGGTCACCCGGAGAACCCGGATGGCCCCTGTCACAGCGATTGCGCGGTTGCGGGGATTACACTGGGGCCAGATGTGTAACGACAGGTCAGTCCACTACCGAGGAGAGTCATGAGCGACACAACGCTGACATCCACCATGCCGCAGCCCGCCACCCACGGGGTAGGCCTCAGCGATACCGCTGCCGCCAAGGTGAGGAGCCTCCTCGAGCAGGAGGGCAGGGACGACCTGCGGTTGAGGGTCGCCGTTCAGCCCGGCGGCTGTTCCGGGCTCATTTACCAGCTTTACTTCGATGAGCGCGTGCTCGACGGCGACGCGACAGCCGATTTCGGTGGCGTCGAAGTTATCGTCGACAAGATGAGCGTTCCCTACCTTGACGGTGCCTCGATCGACTTCGAAGACACCATCCAGAAGCAGGGATTCACCATCGATAACCCGAACGCCGGCGGAAGCTGCGCGTGTGGAGACAGCTTCCACTAAGCGAATATTCAGCAAATCGTGCAGGGGACACGCCACGTGTGGCGGGTCCCCTGCTTCTTTTAACCGGGGTCCACCGGCGGAATTCGCGGTGCCACGGCCCAATTGGTCGAGAGCGGTGGCGTCAATCGGGCTAGACTGAAAGCTGAAATAACACTGTCATCGAAAGGTCCCAGGTGCGCTCGAATCGTCGACTCCGATGGGCTGCTATACCGGTTGCCATCACGCTTGCCGTGGTTCTGGCCGGCTGTACCCAGGCCGAACTTCACGGTTATCTTCCAGGATTCCTGGAGGGTGAACCGCCCGTAACAAACAACACAGAGCGTGTTGCCGGTCTGTGGGTGACCTCATGGATAGTCCTTCTCGGCGTCGGTCTTCTCACCTGGGGACTCACGCTCTGGGCAATCATCGTTTACCGCCGGCGCAAGGGCCAGACCGGCCTGCCCGTCCAGATGCGCTACAACATGCCGATCGAGATCTTCTACACGATCGTGCCGCTGATCCTCGTCCTCGGTTTCTTCGCGTTCACCGCGCGTGACCAGGAGATCATCGAGACTCAGTTCGAAAACCCGGACGTCGAAATCCAGGTCTTCGCGAAGCAGTGGGCGTGGGACTTCATCTACACGGATGCCGTTGACGGCGAAGACGTGTGGTCCGTTGGCATCCAGGCTCAGGAAGAAGAAGGCGCCCCAGCGGGCACCATCGACCAGGAGCAGCTGCCGACCCTGTATCTCCCCGTTGGTGCTGACGTCAAGATCGCGCTCGAGTCGCGCGACGTCATTCACTCGTTCTGGGTCATCGACTTCCTCTACAAGAAGGACATGTTCCCCGGTGCAACCAACTACATGTCGATCACGCCTCAGCGTGAGGGAACCTACGCGGGCAAGTGCGCCGAGCTCTGTGGTGAATACCACTCGCTCATGCTCTTCAACGTCGAGGTCGTTGACCAGGAAACCTACGATGAGTACGTTCGCGGGCTCGCTGAAGAAGGCAACGTCGGCGACTACGGCTCCGAGTACGACAGAAACAGCAATCTGCCAGGCGTAGACGCGCCCGTCCGAGAAGGAGAGGGCGAATAATCATGGCTACTACTATTGAGCTTCCCGCCGGACAGGCTCGGGTTGTCAACAGCACCCGCGTCGAGAAAAAGGGAAACGTCCTGGTCAACTGGATCACATCCACTGACCACAAGACGATCGGGTACATGTACCTGATTGCGTCCTTCGTGTTCTTCTGCATCGGCGGCGTGATGGCACTGATCATCCGCGCACAGCTCTTCGAACCGGGCCTCAACCTGCTCGAGACGAAGGAACAGTACAACCAGCTGTTCACGATGCACGGAACGATCATGCTGCTCATGTTCGCGACGCCGCTCTTCGCAGGCTTTGCCAACGTGTTGATGCCCCTGCAGATCGGTGCACCGGATGTCGCGTTCCCGCGACTGAACGCCTTCGCGTTCTGGCTTTTCCTCTTCGGCAGCCTCCTCGCAATCGGTGGCTTCCTCACCCCTCAGGGTGCGGCATCCTTCGGCTGGTTTGCGTACGCGCCGCTGTCGAGCACGACCTTCTCTCCCGGCGTCGGTGGAAACCTCTGGGTTCTCGGCCTCGCGCTCTCGGGCTTCGGAACGATCCTCGGTGGTGTGAACTTCATCACGACGATCATCACGATGCGTGCCCCCGGCATGACGATGTTCCGGATGCCGATCTTCACGTGGAACACGCTCGTCACCTCACTCCTGGTGCTGATGGCGTTCCCCGTGCTCGCCGCTGCGCTGTTCGGCCTCGGTGCTGACCGCGTCTTCGACGCCCACGTGTACGACCCGGAAAACGGGGGAGTGATCCTCTGGCAGCACCTCTTCTGGTTCTTCGGCCACCCAGAGGTGTACATCATCGCGCTGCCGTTCTTCGGAATCGTCAGCGAGGTCTTCCCGGTCTTCAGCCGCAAGCCGATCTTCGGGTACAAGACCCTTGTCTACGCGACGATCTCGATCGCAGCACTGTCGGTCACGGTGTGGGCTCACCACATGTACGTCACCGGCTCCGTCCTGTTGCCGTTCTTCTCGCTGATGACAATGCTCATCGCTGTTCCCACCGGTGTGAAGATCTTCAACTGGATCGGCACCATGTGGCGCGGATCGGTGACATTCGAGACGCCCATGCTCTGGGCTATCGGCTTCCTCGTGACGTTCACCTTCGGTGGACTCACCGGTGTGATCCTCGCGTCGCCTCCGCTGGACTTCCACGTCTCTGACACCTACTTCGTCGTCGCCCACTTCCACTACGTCGTCTTCGGCACCGTGGTGTTCGCGATGTTCAGTGGGTTCTACTTCTGGTGGCCCAAGTGGACCGGCAAGATGCTCAACGAGAAGCTCGGTTACTGGCACTTCTGGTTGCTGTTCATCGGGTTCCACACCACGTTCCTGATCCAGCACTGGCTCGGAGTGATGGGTATGCCGCGTCGCTACGCGACCTACTCGCCGGAAGACGGCTTCACCTGGATGAACCAGCTGTCGACCGTTGGTGCCATGATTCTGGCGCTCTCGATGCTGCCGTTCTTCCTCAACGTGTACATCACGGCCCGCAAGGCGCCGAAGGTCACGGTCAACGACCCGTGGGGCTACGGCGGATCGCTCGAGTGGGCGACCTCCTGCCCGCCGCCCCGTCACAACTTCACGTCGATCCCGCGGATCCGCTCCGAGCGGCCCGCCTTCGACCTGAACCACCCCGAAGCGGGTATCCCGGTCGGTGTCGGTCCTGCCAAGGACGCACCAGATGCTCCGACCTATGACCGTTCCGAAGGTGAAGTGAAGTAATGAAGGCTAACGTCAACCTCTTCTGGATCCTCGCGGTTTTCTTCGCGTTCATCACGGGCGTCTACGTTTTCTGGAGTCTGACCGATCCGGGATACGGCACCATCGAATGGGCAGGAACCACTGCGCTTGCGCTGTCGGCCATCCTGGCGACGTTCGTCGGCTTCTACCTGAGCCGGGTGCACCGCCACCAGGGTGGAGAACTGCCGGAAGACACCCTGACCGCGAACATCGATGACGGTGACCCTGAACTCGGTCACTTCGCGCCCTGGAGCTGGTGGCCGATCATCATGGCCGCCGGTGGCGCGCTGATGATGCTCGGTCTCTCGATCGGGTTCTGGATCTCGTTCATCGCTGCACCGCTTCTGCTCATCGCGATCGTCGGGTGGACCTACGAGTTCTACCGCGGCTTCCACGCCAGGTAGATACGTCCGCACTGCACTACGCAGAAGGGCCACACACAGAAATGTGTGTGGCCCTTTTGCGTACCCGAGAACGGATGATGCACCGGCACGTGGGCGATGGAGACTCACCGGCCGGCTCCAGCACAAGATCACGCGGCGCGGCACAACGCGGCCGGCACTCAGGGCGCCTCTACGGCACTCAGGAGCGCCGACCAGGTTAGGCGGTATCGGACGCCTCGACGGCCGGCCGTCGACGATACGTGAGCACGGTGACGGATGCCGTCACGCGGCGGGACTCCGCCTGGGCCGCGTCGGGCGTCTCAGAGTCGTGCCGCGCGACGCCTGGCTGTTCCGCTGTGCTGGTCGGGGACTCCGTATGGTGCGCCGAGGGGCCCATCCCGATCAGTGCGTCGAGCTCGACTGACGTGAGCTGCATCTCGAACTCGACGAGGGCCCGGTTCTCCTCGCTGAACCAGGGCGACGCGGCATCCGTCAGCGCCTCTGGCTTGCCGTCGGGGATGCCGATGGCCCGGCCCTCGGCCCTGATCTCCTGCAGGTGCCGCGTTGTCGGCACGACCGCGACCAGGAAACCGCCGGCGTCGAGCACGCGCGCGAACTCCGGCAGGTTGCGCGGCGCGAACACGCTGAGGATACCTGCTACCGATTCGCTGAGAAATGGGAGTGGCTGCCACACGTCGAGCACGACGCCACCGGCCGACCCAACGGCGCGCACGGCCATCCGGACCGCGAAGGGCGAGAGGTCAGCGGCGACGGGAAGGATATCGTTCGATCCGGCGCCCGTAAGGCCGGCTACGGCTCGGGACAGGTAGAAACCCGTGCCACAGCCCAACTCGGCGATCCGGGGCAGCCAGGGGGCGTCAGCGCCCGCAGCAGCTGGGGCTGTGGGATCGGTGGTGCGGGACGCCCACGCGTCGACAGTGGCCGAGGCGACGGCATCCGCGATCGGATCAAACGCACCCGTCTCGAAGAAGCGTGCCCTGGCATCGAGCATCTGCTGGCTGTCGCCGGTGACGCGGGTCGATGCAGGCAGCAAGGAGACGTAGCCCCGCTTGTTGACGTCGAACCGATGCCCGGCGTCACACCCGATCACGAGATGATCGACGGGGGACAGGCGGCGTTCCTCTGCCCGCTGGGAAAAGCAGAACGGGCAACGAAGCCCCTCCGCCAAATGTCGGAGAGTCAACGTTGCCCGTTCGTGAGTAGTGATTTAGTGCTGGTCGCCGTGCGATGACTCGATTTCAGTCCTCGACACTGGCGCGATGCGGTCTTCGAAGAACCAGCGGGAGAACCCGGCGCGGAGCTTCTGTGCTGCCGTGATCTTGCCGCGAGCGTTCGGGCGGATCATGAGCGGCTTGTAGTCGTCGTAGCTCACGAGCTTCCAGCGCTCGTAATCGGACACGGGCTCGTGAACCTCGATGTACTCGCCACCGGGGAGGCGGACGATGCGACCGGACTCAAAGCCGTGCAGCGCGATCTCGCGGTCCTTCTTCTGGAGGCCGAGGCAGATTCGCTTGGCAACGAAGTACGCGATGACCGGACCAAGGAAGAGGAGCACCTGGAGCGTGCGGATGACGCCCTCCATCGTGACGTGGAAGTGCGTCGCGATGATGTCCGAGCTCGCCGCGGCCCAGAGGACCGCGTAGAACGTCACACCCGCTGCACCGATGGCGGTGCGGGTAGCGGCGTTGCGCGGACGGTCGAGGATGTGGTGTTCGCGCTTGTCGCCGGTGATCCACGCTTCGAGGAACGGGTAGAGCATGACGGCGACGATGAAGATGCCGATGACCGCGAGGGGCAGCAGGATCCCGAACGAGAAGGTGTGGTCGAACAACACCAGGTCCATGTTCGACGGGGCGAGGCGCAAGCCACCGTCGGCAAAGCCGATGTACCAGTCAGGCTGGGTACCAGCGGAGACCGGTGACGGGTCATACGGGCCGTAGTTCCAGATCGGGTTGATCGTGAAGAGCGACGCGATGAGCATGACGACACCGAAGACGATGAAGAAGAATCCGCCGGCCTTCGCCGCGTAAACGGGGAGGACGGGGAATCCAACAACGTTCTGCTCGGTGCGACCCGGGCCCGAGTACTGGGTGTGCTTGTGCACAACAACGAACAGCAGGTGGAGGGCGATGAACGCCAGCACCATCGCGGGAAGCAGCAGGATGTGCAGGGAGTACAGACGGCCCACGATGTCGGTTCCGGGGAACTCTCCACCGAAGAGCAGGTATGAGGTCCAGGTTCCGATCAGCGGGATGCCCTTGACCATGCCGTCGATGATCCTGAGACCGTTACCGGACAGCAGGTCATCGGGAAGCGAGTACCCGGTGAATCCTTCGGCCATCGCGAGGATGAAGAGTACGAAGCCGATCACCCAGTTGAGTTCACGCGGCTTGCGGAACGCACCGGTGAAGAAGATGCGCAGCATGTGCAGGCCGATGGACGCCACGAACAGCAGGGCGGCCCAGTGATGTACCTGGCGCATCAGGAGGCCACCGCGGATGTCGAAGGAGAGGTCGAGAGTCGACGCCATTGCGGCGCTCATCTCGACACCCTTCAGCGGGACGTACGAGCCCTCGTAGTGGACCTCGGCCATCGACGCCTGGAAGAAGAAGGTGAGGAAGGTACCGGACAGCAGGATGATGACAAAGCTGTACAGCGCGACTTCACCGAGCAGGAACGACCAGTGGTCCGGGAAGATCTTGCGACCGAGCTCCTTGACCGCTGTCGAGATGCTCGTGCGCTCGTCGAGGTAGTTGGAAGCCGCGGCGGTGAAACCGCCGGACTTCCTGGCTGGTGCCTTTTCAGTGTCGGCCGGGGCCGTGACGGTGTTCAATGACGCTCCCAGAAACTTGGGCCAACAGGTTCGTGGAAGTCGCTCTGTGCGACGAGGTAGCCCTCGTCGTCAACAGCGATCGGAAGCTGCGGAAGGGGACGGGCGGCCGGACCGAAGATCACGGCGCAGTGGTTGGTGACGTCGAACTGCGACTGGTGGCAGGGGCAGAGCAGGTTGTGCGTCTGCTGCTCGTACAGTGCGACGGGGCATCCAACGTGGGTGCAGACCTTCGAGTATGCGACGATGCCGTCGTACGACCAGTCTTTTTTATCGGGAGCCTCGTTGAGGTCCTCAGGCTTGAGGCGCATCAGGAGAACAATGGCTTTCGCCTTCTCCTCGAGGTAGCCCTCGCTGTGTCCGACGCTGGCGAGCGACTCAGGGATGACGTGGAAGACCGAGCCGACGGTGACATCGGATGCCTTGATCGGCAGACCCGACGGGTCACTGGCGAGGCGGTCGCCCTCTTTCCACATCGTGTGCTCGAGGAGGGTGACGGGGTTCTGACCTTCGGGAGCAAGCCCGCGGAACAGAACAACGGCGGGGAGCGGGAACGCGACGAGTGCACCGATGAGGCTGTTCCGGATGAGCGAGCGCCGGCCGAAGCCTGATTCTTCGTTCGCTTCCTGGAAGATCTCGACGGCACGTGCCCGCGTTTCGTCCGAACCGCGTACAGGGTGACGCATATCGACACCCTCGTGGTCGGCCATCAGCGCCTTGCCCCAGTGAACCGCTCCGATACCGAGCGCGAGCAGTGCCAGCGCGAGTCCGAGACCGATGAAGAGGTTGTTCAGTCGAACCGATTCGAGGTTTTCGGGTTCGATGGGGAACATCATGTAGGCGGCAATCGCCCAGATGCTTCCCGCTACCGACAGGTAGAAGAGGGTGTAGACGGTTCGTTCCGCCTGCTTTTCCTTCTTGGGGTCAAGATCCGTTACTCGCGGCCGGTGCGGGGGAAACCCCGGGTTGGCGATCGCGTCCGTGGCCACAACCGCCGTACCGACGGCAGTTTCAGTGCCGTGGCCGTGGTCTGACGAGTCGGCAGCGGCGAGTTCCGTGCCGCTGTTACCGTCCTGTGCCATTGTGCTCCTTCGTAGTTCTGCGCAAAGTCATTGCTGTGTTGCTTAGTTTGAACGCGCCGTGATCCATACGGTCAACGCGACGATTGTCCCGAGACCGAAGATCCAGATGAAGAGTCCTTCAGCAACAGGGCCGAGGCTTCCCAGGGCGTTTCCGCCGACGGTGGAATTCTCCTCGGTGAATTTGAGCGCAGTGATGATGTCGCGCTTGTCCTCCGGGGTGAGGTTCGCGTCATTGAATACCGGCATGTTCTGCGGGCCGGTCACCATGGCTTCGTAAATGTAAACGGGGTCAACACCGGTCAGGGGAGGGGCGTACTTACCCTCGGTCAGCGCTCCACCCGCGCCTGCAACGTTGTGGCACATTGCGCAGTTGATCCGGAAGAGCTCGGCACCATTGGCGGCGTCGCCATCGCCGTGCAGGAGATCTTCGTCGGGAATGCCGGGGCCGGGGCCCGTCGTCGCAACGTACTTCGCGAGGGCGAGGGTCTGCTCTTCGGTGAACTGCGGTGGCTTCTGCGGGGCCTGCGGGCCCTGCTGCTGCAGCGGCATCCGACCGGTTCCGACCTGGAAGTCGACCGATGCTGCGCCGACGCCGATGAGGCTCGGAGCGGCGTCGGTGCCCTCGAGGGCGAGACCGTGGCAGCTGGCGCAGTTGGCGTCGAAGAGTTTCTTTCCTTCTTCGACCGTTGCCGCTGTCGCAGCGTGCGAGGTTTCAGCGCTTGCCGTTGTCGTCGAGAACGCGGCGTACGCGCCCCCGGTGAACAGGAGGCCTGCGGCGATGAGCGCTGTGGTCGCCAGTGGAGAGCGGCGCCCTGTGTTCCGGCCCTTGCGGGGGGAGCTGGTGTGAGTCCTAAACATTCGCGTGAGGTCTTCCGGTTCTATTGCAGTACGTAAATGACGAAGAAGAGGCCGATCCAGACCACGTCGACGAAGTGCCAGTAGTACGAGACCACGATGGCGCTTGTGGCTTCCTTGTGACCGAACGTCTTGACGGCGAATGCGCGACCGATGACGAGCAGGAACGCGATGAGTCCGCCTGTGACGTGCAGACCGTGGAATCCGGTCGTGAGGTAGAACGCCGAGCCATACGCGTTCGACGAGAGCGAGACGCCCTCGCTGACGAGCGTGGCGTACTCGAAGATCTGGCCGGCGACGAAGATCGCACCGAGTGCATAGGTGAGGAAGAACCACTCGACCATGCCCCACTGGGACGGCTTCGGACCGACCGATCGCGGCCGCATCCGCTCAGCGGCGAACACTCCGAACTGGCACGTGAACGATGACGCGACGAGGATGATCGTGTTTGTCGTCGAGAACGGAATATTCAGGAGCGCTGTTTCGCTCTCCCACAGCTCTGGGGAAACAGAACGAAGGGTGAAGTAAATGGCAAACAGGCCGGCGAAGAACATTACTTCGCTGCCGAGCCACACAATGGTGCCAACGGCTACAGGGTTCGGCCTGTTGATCTTTTGGGCTTTCGCCGCGTAGTTCAATGAGGTGCTCGTCACTGTTCCATTATGGCCGATATCCGGGCGGCTGTTTCGCATTCGGAGCCTCTCAGGGGGAAGTGTTTAGTTAGGGAACCCTTACTTTTGGCCGGGAAAGTGCCGTGAATTCGCGTCGCTCGGGGTGCTCGGTAGGCTGGGAGTCATGTCTGATTCCGTCACGTGGCCGCAACTCCTCTCGACATTGCTGAACGGCGATGACCTCAGCGTGGCCGAGGCGACGTGGGCGATGGATGGCGTCATCAGGGGGACAGCGAGCCCCGCGCAAATCGCCGGGTTCCTCGTTGCGCTTCGCGCCAAGGGAGAGTCGGTCAATGAGATCGTCGGATTCCGGGATGCCATCCTCGAGCAGGCGGTTCCGCTCCCGGTCAATTCCATGGCGCTCGACATCGTCGGGACCGGCGGTGACCGCTTCGGTACGGTGAACATCTCAACGATGGCGTGTGTCGTTGTCGCCTCATCGGGAGTGCCGGTCATTAAGCACGGCAACCGCGCGGTCAGCAGCGTGTCCGGTGCGAGCGATGTGCTCTCGGCACTCGGGATCGACCTCACGCGCACCGCCGCCCAGGTGGCGTCTTCACTGCAGGACACGGGGATCACCTTCGCGTTCGCGTCCGCGTTCCACCCGGGTTTCCGTCACGCGGCGCCGGTCAGGGCGGCCCTCGGTATCCCGACGGTGTTCAACATCCTCGGACCGCTGTGCAATCCTGCCCGCCCCGAGGCATCCGCCGTCGGCGTCGCCCAGCTGGATCGGGTGCCCCTGTTTGTCGGCGTATTCCAGACCAGGGGAGCGACAGCGCTCGTCTTCCGCGGCGACGACGGGCTCGATGAGCTCACGACCACCGGTCACTCGCACATCTGGGAAGTCAGTCGTGGACTCGTGACGGAACACGACCTCGACCCGCGTGATCTCGGTATCCCGCTCGTGAAGATGTCGGAACTGGTCGGTGGCGACCCCGAACACAATGCAGGTGTTGTCCGCCGGGTGCTTTCCGGCGAGAAGGGCGCCGTCCGCGACATCGTGCTGCTCAACGCCGCTGCCGGCCTCGTTGCTTACCGTCTCGCCGAGGATCCTTCGCAGATGCAGGTCTCCATTCTCGACAGGTTTGCGGAACAGATGGAGGTGGCGCGGGATGCGCTCGACTCGGGGCGCGCTGCGGCAAAACTCGACGAGTGGGTTGCTGCGACGTCGGCCGACCCTCTCGGGTCCTGATGGCCCCTTACCTCGCTGGCTCTTCGGGGCTAGGTTGAGGTTCGGGCCGGTCTGACCCGCCGTCCGGCCGCGGAAGTAGCTCTTTCCGTCCTATTTGTCACCTGGAGAGATTTCAATGAAGAAGCTCATCAACGACCCGAAGAATGTCGTGACCGAAGCGGTCGCCGGTTTCGCTTCCGCCCACCCGGACATCGTGCGCGCGTCGGAAGACCCCCTATTCGTCGTTCGTGCTGACGCGCCTGTCGCGGGCAAGGTCGGCCTTGTTTCAGGCGGAGGAAGCGGTCATGAGCCGCTCCACGCCGGGTTCGTCGGCTTTGGAATGCTCGACGCCGCTGTCCCTGGTCCCGTGTTTACGTCGCCGACCCCCGATCCCATCGTGGCTGCAACGCACGCGGTGGACGGCGGTGCCGGAGTGCTTCACATCGTGAAGAACTACACGGGCGACGTTCTCAATTTCGAAACTGCCGCTGATCTCGCCGCGGCCGACGGGGTCGAGGTGCGGAGCGTCATCGTCAACGACGACGTTGCTGTACAGGACTCGCTCTATACCGCCGGTCGTCGCGGTGTGGCCGGGACCGTCCTGATCGAGAAGATCGCGGGAGCAGCTGCCCAGCGCGGCGACGCGCTCGATGACGTCGCTGCTGTCGCCGAACGGGTCAACGCCAATGTGAGGTCGATGGGCGTCGCGTTGACGCCGTGCGTGGTGCCACACGCCGGAGAGCCGAGCTTCGAACTGGCCGAAGACGAAATCGAGATCGGGATTGGCATCCACGGCGAGCCCGGCCGGGAGAGGATCACACTCGAACCGGCCGACCGCATTGTGGACCGTTTACTCGGGCCGATTATCGACGACGGTGGTTTCGCCACCGGGGACAGAGTGCTTCTGCTCGTCAACGGAATGGGCGGGACCCCGCTGGTTGAGCTGTATATCGTGTACCGGCACGCCGCTGAGGTGCTCGCGGGCAGGGGGATCGAGATCACGAGGTCGCTCGTCGGCAACTACACGACGTCGTTGGAGATGCAGGGCTGCTCGCTGACGGTGCTCAGGCTCGACGATGAACTCACCGAGCTGTGGGATGCTCCTGTCCAGACCGCTGCGCTCCGCTGGGGACGCTGACCCGCATCACCCGTGTCGCCGCAGCTGCGCCGGCCGGCAACCGACTGAAAGGAACGACATGGCTCTGGGAACCCCGTGGGCGCTTGACTGGATTCGAGCAAGCGCGGCAGTCATCGCCGAGCACCGCGCCGAGCTGATCACGCTGGATCGCGACATCGGCGACGGTGACCACGGCGAGAACATGGACAGGGGCTTCGCCGCCGTCCTCACGAAACTCGACGACCTTCCCGACGAAGCAACCCCGGGAGATGTACTGAAGCTCGTCGCGACGACGCTCATCTCCACGGTGGGCGGAGCCTCAGGGCCGCTGTTCGGAACCGCGTACCTCAAGGCGTCCGGCGCTGTCGGGTCGGCTCGAGAGCTCGATTCCGCTGCCGTCGTCTCGCTCCTGGGCGCTGCGCGTGACGGTATCGTCCTCCGTGGCAAAGCG is part of the Mycetocola zhujimingii genome and encodes:
- the dhaK gene encoding dihydroxyacetone kinase subunit DhaK codes for the protein MKKLINDPKNVVTEAVAGFASAHPDIVRASEDPLFVVRADAPVAGKVGLVSGGGSGHEPLHAGFVGFGMLDAAVPGPVFTSPTPDPIVAATHAVDGGAGVLHIVKNYTGDVLNFETAADLAAADGVEVRSVIVNDDVAVQDSLYTAGRRGVAGTVLIEKIAGAAAQRGDALDDVAAVAERVNANVRSMGVALTPCVVPHAGEPSFELAEDEIEIGIGIHGEPGRERITLEPADRIVDRLLGPIIDDGGFATGDRVLLLVNGMGGTPLVELYIVYRHAAEVLAGRGIEITRSLVGNYTTSLEMQGCSLTVLRLDDELTELWDAPVQTAALRWGR
- the dhaL gene encoding dihydroxyacetone kinase subunit DhaL; this translates as MALGTPWALDWIRASAAVIAEHRAELITLDRDIGDGDHGENMDRGFAAVLTKLDDLPDEATPGDVLKLVATTLISTVGGASGPLFGTAYLKASGAVGSARELDSAAVVSLLGAARDGIVLRGKAEVGDKTMIDAWTPAVDAAAAAAAEGQDEAGVLAAAAEAAERGAEATEPLVARKGRASYLGERAIGHRDPGAQSTALLLRAAATTAAASTETPS
- the trpD gene encoding anthranilate phosphoribosyltransferase, with the translated sequence MSDSVTWPQLLSTLLNGDDLSVAEATWAMDGVIRGTASPAQIAGFLVALRAKGESVNEIVGFRDAILEQAVPLPVNSMALDIVGTGGDRFGTVNISTMACVVVASSGVPVIKHGNRAVSSVSGASDVLSALGIDLTRTAAQVASSLQDTGITFAFASAFHPGFRHAAPVRAALGIPTVFNILGPLCNPARPEASAVGVAQLDRVPLFVGVFQTRGATALVFRGDDGLDELTTTGHSHIWEVSRGLVTEHDLDPRDLGIPLVKMSELVGGDPEHNAGVVRRVLSGEKGAVRDIVLLNAAAGLVAYRLAEDPSQMQVSILDRFAEQMEVARDALDSGRAAAKLDEWVAATSADPLGS